From Arcobacter lacus, one genomic window encodes:
- the cmoB gene encoding tRNA 5-methoxyuridine(34)/uridine 5-oxyacetic acid(34) synthase CmoB, whose translation MNLEILQNKKQECRTWKNVEPWFLQLKEACKIEKSNLDIDYGDWFSVGKKDDLSEEEFNVILQTAKKLIPWRKGPFKIFGLEIDSEWQSNIKYNLIRPYFNLKDKVVADIGCNNGYYMFRMLEDKPKRLVGFDPSPLTLHQFEFINHFVKSDIIYEMLGVEHLEYYNHSFDFIFMLGVLYHRPDPVGTLKSLAKGLNSKGEILIDTFMIDGEEEICLTPNKRYSKIPNIYFIPTISALKNWLERAGFEDIEVLATTITTSEEQRKTPWSFDQSLEDFLDPNDNTKTVEGYPAPKRVYIKARKIM comes from the coding sequence ATGAATTTAGAAATATTACAAAATAAAAAACAAGAATGTCGAACTTGGAAAAATGTTGAACCTTGGTTTTTACAACTAAAAGAAGCTTGTAAAATAGAAAAATCAAATTTAGATATAGATTATGGTGATTGGTTTAGTGTAGGGAAAAAAGATGATTTAAGTGAAGAAGAGTTTAATGTTATTTTACAAACAGCAAAAAAACTTATTCCTTGGAGAAAAGGACCTTTTAAAATATTTGGTCTTGAAATAGATAGCGAATGGCAAAGTAATATTAAATACAATCTTATTCGTCCATATTTTAATCTAAAAGATAAAGTTGTAGCAGATATTGGGTGTAATAATGGTTATTATATGTTTAGAATGCTTGAAGATAAGCCAAAAAGATTAGTAGGTTTTGATCCAAGTCCTCTTACTTTACATCAATTTGAGTTTATAAATCATTTTGTAAAATCAGATATTATTTATGAGATGCTTGGAGTTGAACATTTAGAATATTATAATCATTCATTTGATTTTATATTTATGTTAGGTGTTTTATATCATAGACCAGATCCTGTTGGAACATTAAAATCTTTAGCAAAGGGATTAAACAGTAAAGGTGAAATTTTAATTGATACTTTTATGATTGATGGAGAAGAAGAGATTTGTTTAACACCAAATAAAAGATATTCTAAAATACCAAATATCTATTTTATTCCAACAATTTCAGCACTTAAAAATTGGTTGGAAAGAGCAGGGTTTGAGGATATTGAAGTTCTTGCAACAACAATTACTACAAGTGAAGAACAAAGAAAAACTCCATGGTCTTTTGATCAAAGTTTAGAAGACTTTTTAGATCCAAATGATAATACAAAAACAGTTGAAGGTTATCCAGCTCCCAAAAGAGTTTATATAAAAGCTAGAAAGATAATGTAG
- a CDS encoding MBL fold metallo-hydrolase, with protein MEIKLHPMGDYQTNCYIVTIDNKDIIIDPGVGALSWIQANVKNPIAILNTHGHFDHIWSNQIVKETFNIKLYTPKDDDFMLTLNPYNMGMPPSYADILVNPDEEIEIEGIKLKFHHFPGHTPGCSVIEIENSLFSGDFIFKGTIGRFDFPNSDAKLMKQSLNKILNWKENFHVYPGHGDKTTLQNELETLRQWERHI; from the coding sequence ATGGAAATTAAACTACATCCTATGGGCGATTATCAAACAAACTGTTATATTGTAACTATTGATAATAAAGACATTATTATTGATCCAGGTGTAGGTGCTTTATCTTGGATTCAAGCAAATGTAAAAAATCCAATTGCCATTTTAAATACTCATGGACATTTTGATCATATTTGGTCAAATCAAATAGTTAAAGAGACTTTCAACATCAAATTATACACACCTAAAGATGATGATTTTATGCTTACTTTAAATCCATATAATATGGGAATGCCTCCATCATATGCTGATATTTTGGTAAATCCTGATGAAGAGATAGAAATAGAAGGTATAAAACTAAAATTTCATCATTTTCCAGGTCATACACCAGGCTGTAGCGTAATTGAAATAGAAAATAGTTTATTTAGTGGTGATTTTATTTTTAAAGGAACTATTGGAAGATTTGATTTTCCAAATTCTGATGCAAAACTTATGAAACAAAGTTTAAATAAAATATTAAATTGGAAAGAAAATTTTCATGTTTATCCAGGACATGGAGATAAAACAACTTTGCAAAATGAATTAGAAACACTTAGACAATGGGAAAGACATATTTAA
- a CDS encoding GGDEF domain-containing protein: protein MKQFYEKILTKDQELKLLNLNDFSLNIFNYLNANYHIHFLKIYIKKQDNIQNLFDNSQKEQDYLFHTLKFRQSSEYEVIFSLLFKTEKELETAKTELNLIKFVLEIFSQSLFNKYLEKVIKDISIIDNLTGNYNRYYLHHYIEPLFSLSKRKQEKIAFLRIGIDHFKAVIDEFNYKIGDKVIKALSKIIKSSIRDSDTVVRMTNDGHLIILPNIANSDNAILVANKLIDKFSKEKIIVNEDTKQTLMKTICVGITIYPDDGTDIDTIIKKSDIALYEAKNIGRGKIFLFSEEETNKIEFF, encoded by the coding sequence ATGAAACAATTTTATGAAAAAATTTTAACAAAAGATCAAGAATTAAAATTGTTAAATTTAAATGATTTTTCTTTAAACATCTTTAACTATTTAAATGCAAATTATCATATTCATTTTTTAAAAATATATATTAAAAAACAAGATAATATTCAAAATTTATTTGATAATTCTCAAAAAGAGCAAGATTATTTATTTCATACTTTAAAATTTAGGCAAAGTAGTGAATATGAAGTTATTTTTAGTCTTTTGTTTAAAACAGAAAAAGAACTTGAAACTGCAAAAACTGAATTAAATTTAATAAAATTTGTGTTGGAAATTTTTTCACAATCTTTATTTAATAAATATTTAGAAAAAGTTATAAAAGATATTTCAATAATTGATAATTTGACAGGAAACTATAACCGTTATTATTTACATCATTATATAGAACCTTTATTTAGTTTATCAAAAAGAAAACAAGAAAAAATTGCTTTTTTAAGAATTGGAATTGATCACTTTAAAGCTGTAATTGATGAATTTAATTATAAGATAGGAGATAAAGTTATAAAAGCTTTATCAAAAATAATAAAAAGTAGTATCAGAGATTCAGATACAGTCGTAAGAATGACAAATGATGGTCATTTAATAATTTTACCAAATATTGCAAATTCTGATAATGCAATTTTAGTTGCAAATAAATTAATAGACAAGTTTAGTAAAGAAAAAATTATTGTAAATGAAGATACAAAACAAACATTAATGAAAACTATTTGTGTTGGTATCACAATTTATCCTGATGATGGTACAGATATAGATACAATAATAAAAAAATCTGATATAGCTTTATATGAGGCAAAAAATATAGGAAGAGGAAAAATATTTTTATTTAGTGAAGAAGAAACAAATAAAATAGAATTTTTTTAG
- a CDS encoding GGDEF domain-containing protein codes for MSSILKLIKQSATDENAFTSLESIFNFYEQLQYATNIKQVAEDIFVWLNKDFDVNNLIFSLFDINKSTKEDILIKGKEFYLDDDLSHFFIVNTHTNLNATVSFCATSQEHSEFLEKKYETIEAAFSQVSPIIQNSILKKNFIDSLSLDSVTNVYTRDYLINKLSERIRLLETEQNEMYFLMIGIDRFKAIIDEFNYEVADKVLIELARVIHSNISEFDMVGRLNTDVFLISLNDCDEIQASNIAKKIISDFSEIDILVNKKTGQTLKKTICIGFEKYTPSHKISLDNSIKNADTALYEARNKGRSQFFKFNDLKSEDNIELF; via the coding sequence ATGAGTAGTATTTTAAAATTAATAAAACAATCAGCAACAGATGAAAATGCTTTTACATCATTGGAAAGTATTTTTAACTTTTATGAACAATTACAATATGCAACAAATATAAAACAAGTAGCAGAAGATATTTTTGTTTGGTTAAATAAAGATTTTGATGTAAACAATCTTATTTTTTCTCTTTTTGATATAAATAAAAGTACAAAAGAAGATATTTTAATAAAAGGTAAAGAGTTCTATTTAGATGATGATTTATCACATTTTTTTATTGTAAATACTCATACAAATTTAAATGCTACTGTGTCTTTTTGTGCAACTTCGCAAGAACATTCTGAATTTTTAGAAAAAAAATATGAAACAATAGAAGCTGCTTTTTCTCAAGTTTCTCCAATTATTCAAAATAGTATTTTAAAGAAAAATTTTATAGACTCTTTATCTTTAGATTCTGTTACAAATGTTTATACAAGAGATTACCTAATCAATAAATTATCTGAAAGAATTAGATTATTAGAAACTGAACAAAATGAAATGTATTTTCTAATGATAGGAATAGATAGATTTAAAGCTATTATCGATGAGTTTAATTATGAAGTTGCAGATAAAGTTTTAATTGAATTAGCTCGAGTAATTCACTCAAATATTAGTGAATTTGATATGGTAGGTAGATTAAATACAGATGTATTTTTGATTTCACTAAATGACTGTGATGAAATTCAAGCTTCAAATATCGCAAAAAAAATTATTTCAGATTTTTCTGAAATTGATATTTTAGTTAACAAAAAAACTGGTCAAACACTGAAAAAAACTATTTGTATTGGTTTTGAAAAATATACTCCAAGTCATAAAATTTCATTAGATAACTCTATAAAAAATGCAGATACTGCACTTTATGAAGCAAGAAATAAAGGACGAAGTCAATTTTTTAAATTTAATGATTTAAAATCTGAAGATAATATAGAATTATTTTAG
- a CDS encoding ferritin-like domain-containing protein, protein MHYFTMLEEVLLTSKPKDKIEKFNKFYKNFLENKLSFDDNYEAPTLKNPSYSSFLEIIKPTALPPIKNFKTIEGKKYLVHTILHIEYSAIDLALDAALRFHNLPLKYYQDWLEVAEDEIRHFLMLEELIHELGGVYGDFPVHKNLFEAMEQTPDFLRRMAAVPRYLEANGLDQNPKIMKKLNSNKDEFNIKFINALKIILEEEVSHVKKGDFWFKYECERLNLEPESTYLEIIEEVFPGSTTRKMDLNFTARKEAGFSCNELKKLSKKEDCN, encoded by the coding sequence ATGCATTATTTCACTATGCTCGAAGAAGTTTTATTGACAAGTAAGCCAAAAGATAAAATTGAAAAATTTAATAAATTTTATAAAAATTTTTTGGAAAACAAGCTCTCTTTTGATGATAATTATGAAGCACCAACTTTAAAAAATCCTTCTTATTCATCTTTTTTAGAAATAATTAAACCAACAGCTTTACCTCCTATAAAAAATTTTAAAACTATTGAAGGTAAAAAATATTTAGTTCATACAATTTTACATATCGAATATTCAGCAATTGACTTAGCTTTAGATGCAGCACTTAGATTTCATAATTTACCTTTAAAATATTATCAAGATTGGTTAGAAGTAGCAGAAGATGAAATAAGACATTTTTTGATGCTTGAAGAATTGATACATGAACTTGGTGGAGTTTATGGAGATTTTCCTGTACACAAAAATTTATTTGAAGCTATGGAGCAAACTCCTGATTTTTTAAGAAGAATGGCAGCAGTTCCAAGATATCTTGAAGCTAATGGACTTGATCAAAACCCAAAAATTATGAAAAAGCTAAATTCAAATAAAGATGAATTTAATATAAAGTTCATAAATGCTTTAAAAATTATTTTAGAAGAAGAAGTAAGTCATGTTAAAAAAGGTGATTTTTGGTTTAAATATGAGTGTGAAAGATTGAATTTAGAACCAGAATCAACTTATTTAGAAATAATAGAAGAAGTTTTTCCTGGAAGTACAACTAGAAAAATGGATTTAAATTTTACAGCCAGAAAAGAAGCAGGTTTTTCGTGTAATGAGTTAAAAAAATTATCAAAAAAGGAAGATTGTAACTAA